Proteins from one Podospora pseudoanserina strain CBS 124.78 chromosome 1, whole genome shotgun sequence genomic window:
- a CDS encoding hypothetical protein (COG:S; EggNog:ENOG503NVRD): protein MSDQVLLPQVAYRPPSPQGRRRPARTLNPIMEEPEHSRDSFASRRRRNGPSVEKIEQWLSPMSDHFPTPRGMHFLAAPILPATPSVLSQATNESEPELDNDDVSSEASSSNPSFQWNHNSNNRESIMTDVTEFDDLYDVSDDEIRRKQRLQANGIGRQRSSTRSSRSSRNLKRSSRASLEFRRSLTPLVIPEEAQQAAKKVLSPIPPTPPSAVAMSPAIMSLMELRQRQDTPRVSAPPSLDGSINSEEMAAMSAPPTPVVGSEYGADEEWSGVRLQPGALETLQALAGDESAFAEQPTQVIEVPQEMAQTRRQPPRIMTNLNRAPSAARLSLADLSKLEIPSPGGFFSELSSASRQTWHAEKNTEETDEGQPPTSTTAENFYKIPWSRDRVPPPPPRPLHLDNLPSAIIERVVEFPETQGQEDLPTAIRIEPTPVPLTAIRIPPTPRQSEATASETAVGEPSSPIVVTEIIAELDRDYVAKQEENVVSHAGRTQMWLMAQRAYLQGVAGFSDEAEEQESEASEHESEAEDKVEEPKVEATEEVPLKKSKSVRFSALPLDNFPQPPKKLPPKLLRQESAYYRAFTDFTVRSCHTDAFVHRQPRFEALQAQRISLRDAHRNQLLGKYQLSVVPQSAKKRMSTNVVRGDDNLIDDPEKLRADKEADALSQMHMSAWHVAATKQLNGGRLVSAPVGKRLARQSTFAPGTGSNGLPRDRARILDLGGQGACDWAWHAALQFPNCKIYTVTTKAIRQLSNSNIRGPPNHRQVAVERLTKLPFADNQFDLISARELHAVLKMSGENGVDEWDACLAECMRVLKPGGYIEFNLLDADIINAGELGNAKAVEFGFALQTLGYDARPTKNFISRLDKAGFEDVRRAWVAMPVGPKKLPKPVVSVGRDEAGGEEREVLRMEAVVSGSSDNIAAVTGLVAGWSWEKWLLRAEMERAAGELRLADTVTPGKAMKEAGKMIADVSAVVEEGRAKGSLFRCLKGYARKPVPKPKVEFADELNELDRSGSIRICLDTESLY from the coding sequence ATGTCCGACCAAGTTTTGCTGCCCCAGGTTGCGTACcggccaccctccccgcaGGGTCGGCGGAGGCCGGCGCGGACACTTAATCCTATAATGGAGGAGCCAGAGCACTCGAGAGACTCGTTCgcctcgaggaggagaaggaacgGGCCTTCGGTTGAGAAGATTGAACAGTGGCTTTCCCCCATGAGCGACCACTTCCCCACACCAAGAGGAATGCACTTTCTGGCCGCCCCGATCCTGCCAGCTACACCATCAGTCCTCTCCCAGGCAACTAACGAGAGCGAGCCCGAGCTCGATAATGACGACGTCAGCTCCGAagcttcatcatcaaacccaTCCTTCCAGTGgaaccacaacagcaacaaccgaGAGAGTATCATGACCGATGTCACCGAGTTTGATGATCTGTACGATGTGTCCGATGACGAGATCCGACGAAAGCAGCGTCTTCAGGCAAACGGTATCGGCCGGCAACGGAGCTCCACCCGGAGCTCAAGGAGTTCAAGGAACCTCAAGAGATCATCCAGGGCCTCCCTTGAGTTTCGCCGGTCATTGACCCCTCTTGTGATCCCAGAGGAAGCCCAGCAAGCCGCGAAGAAGGTTTTGTCGCCcatcccaccaacaccgccatccgCTGTTGCCATGTCACCAGCTATCATGTCACTTATGGAACTGAGGCAAAGACAAGATACTCCCCGCGTCTCAGCCCCACCATCTCTCGACGGCAGCATCAACTCGGAGGAAATGGCCGCCATGTcagcaccacccactcccgTGGTTGGTTCTGAGTATGGTGCCGATGAGGAGTGGTCTGGAGTTCGTCTCCAGCCTGGTGCTCTCGAGACTCTCCAGGCCCTCGCTGGTGACGAATCAGCGTTTGCTGAGCAACCCACTCAGGTTATTGAGGTGCCCCAAGAGATGGCTCAAACCCGCAGACAGCCTCCCCGCATCATGACCAACTTGAACCGGGCCCCATCAGCAGCCCGCCTGTCTCTTGCTGATCTCAGCAAGCTCGAGATTCCATCCCCAGGTGGCTTCTTTTCCGAGCTCTCGTCTGCCAGCCGGCAAACATGGCACGCTGAGAAGAACACCGAGGAAACCGATGAGGGCCAACCCCCTACTTCTACAACCGCTGAGAATTTTTACAAGATCCCATGGAGCCGCGACAGAgttcctcccccaccacccaggCCACTGCACCTCGACAACCTGCCATCAGCCATCATCGAGCGTGTTGTTGAGTTCCCCGAGACCCAGGGCCAGGAGGACCTCCCGACAGCCATTCGCATTGAGCCTACCCCAGTTCCTCTTACTGCTATTAGAATTCCACCCACTCCTAGACAGTCTGAGGCCACTGCTTCCGAGACCGCTGTTGGCGAGCCCAGCTCACCAATCGTTGTTACTGAGATCATTGCCGAGCTTGACCGTGACTATGTCGCCAAGCAAGAGGAGAATGTTGTCTCCCACGCTGGCCGCACCCAGATGTGGCTCATGGCTCAGCGCGCCTACCTTCAAGGTGTTGCCGGCTTCTCTGATGAGGCCGAGGAGCAAGAATCTGAGGCTTCTGAGCACGAGtccgaggccgaggacaAGGTCGAGGAGCCCAAGGTTGAGGCTACCGAAGAGGTGCCCCTGAAGAAGTCCAAGTCCGTCCGCTTCTCCGCCCTTCCCCTGGACAActtccctcaaccccccaagaAGCTCCCACCCAAGCTCCTCCGTCAGGAGTCGGCTTACTACCGCGCCTTCACCGACTTCACCGTCCGCTCCTGCCACACCGACGCCTTTGTCCACCGTCAGCCCCGCTTCGAGGCTCTTCAGGCCCAGCGCATTTCCCTCAGAGATGCCCACCgcaaccagctcctcggAAAGTACCAACTCTCCGTCGTCCCTCAGTCCGCCAAGAAGCGCATGAGCACCAACGTTGTCCGCGGCGATGACAACCTCATTGACGACCCTGAGAAGCTCCGCGCCGACAAGGAAGCTGACGCCCTCAGCCAGATGCACATGTCCGCTTGGCACGTCGCCGCTACCAAGCAGCTCAACGGCGGCAGGCTTGTTTCTGCTCCCGTCGGCAAGCGCCTCGCTCGTCAGTCCACCTTTGCCCCTGGCACAGGCAGCAATGGCCTCCCCCGTGACCGGGCTAGAATCCTTGATCTCGGCGGCCAGGGCGCCTGCGACTGGGCCTGGCATGCTGCCCTCCAGTTCCCCAACTGCAAGATTTATACTGTCACTACCAAGGCCATCCGTCAACTGTCCAACTCCAACATCCGTGGCCCTCCCAACCATAGGCAGGTcgcggtggagaggttgaccAAGCTTCCCTTTGCGGACAACCAGTTCGATCTCATCTCCGCTCGTGAGCTCCATGCTGTGCTGAAGATGTCGGGCGAGAACGGGGTGGACGAGTGGGACGCCTGTCTGGCCGAGTGCATGCGTGTCCTCAAGCCAGGAGGCTACATCGAGTTCAACCTCTTGGATgccgacatcatcaacgcgGGAGAGTTGGGCAACGCCAAGGCGGTCGAGTTTGGGTTCGCGCTGCAGACTCTGGGATATGACGCCCGCCCGACAAAGAACTTCATCTCGAGGCTTGACAAGGCCGGTTTCGAGGATGTGAGGAGGGCGTGGGTTGCTATGCCGGTGGGACCCAAGAAGCTGCCCAAGCCGGTGGTGAGTGTCGGTCGGGATGAGGCgggcggggaggagagggaggttctTCggatggaggcggtggtgagcggGTCGAGCGATAATATTGCTGCTGTTACCGGGTTGGTTGCGGGGTGGAGTTGGGAGAAGTGGCTGTTGAgggcggagatggagagggcggcgggggagttgaggttggcggaTACGGTTACGCCTGGGAAGGCGATGAAGGAGGCGGGGAAGATGATTGCTGATGTTAgcgctgttgttgaggaggggagggcgaaGGGGAGTTTGTTTAGGTGTTTGAAGGGGTATGCGAGGAAGCCGGTTCCTAAGCCCAAGGTGGAATTTGCGGATGAGTTGAATGAGTTGGATCGGAGTGGGAGCATCAGAATTTGCTTGGATACCGAGAGCTTGTATTGA
- a CDS encoding hypothetical protein (COG:S; EggNog:ENOG503P4FD) — protein MSSDNEMAMVPTETALDGQRSPIKMRKRGVTATQKQALMENLQLEITERARKLRTNYSIHAQSLRTRIEIRVNRIPMSLRKMKMGDLLDKYSNQQRPPVAGYLKGPPVPEKDSNPSKVYPPRAGGVTYPSAAAGAPPKRRSHEMTGGDKENENDALANPKKRPRAEQLPPPSSSQAQPPPPRSQNNSNVLSPTSSNTRTVGRCNPTTTPGNTIRSGIARPTGNVSPTKGTTSTSHSLHNTISRPPPSVSRPGTSASVRKMNFSSSTSTTASSSAVKRKRALTAAAPTPQAVRTTGANRTGQQQRRISGTSESSEASTGTVIKKRPATAPGERPPITKAMAGGSGHAKSKSGVSGVGVGKKAATVGASAGKKVVAAAAAGGKVGTTGSAAGRVLRKRAQA, from the exons ATGTCGAGCGACAACGAAATGGCCATGGTGCCGACAGAAACGGCCCTAGACGGTCAAAGGAGTCCGATCAAGATGAGGAAAAGAGGTGTCACAGCCACGCAGAAGCAGGCTCTCATGGAGAACCTTCAACTCGAGA TTACCGAACGAGCCCGCAAACTCCGAACAAACTACAGCATCCACGCGCAAAGTCTTCGGACACGAATTGAAATACGCGTCAACCGCATCCCAATGTCCCTCCGAAAAATGAAGATGGGCGACTTGCTTGACAAGTACTCCAACCAACAACGACCCCCCGTAGCCGGCTACCTCAAAGGACCCCCCGTACCAGAAAAGGACTCCAACCCTTCCAAGGTCTACCCTCCCCGAGCAGGAGGCGTGACCTACCCAtccgcagcagcaggtgcCCCGCCCAAGCGCCGCAGCCACGAGATGACCGGCGGCGACAAGGAAAACGAAAACGACGCGCTCGCTAACCCGAAGAAGCGTCCCAGAGCCGAGCAattgccgccgccatcgtcatcccaggcgcagcctcctccaccacgaagccaaaacaacagcaacgtcctctcccccacctcctcaaacacccGGACGGTCGGTAGATGCAACCCCACGACTACACCAGGCAACACCATCCGCTCGGGAATCGCCCGCCCAACGGGAAATGTCTCCCCGACCAAAGGCACCACGTCAACCTCCCACTCTTTACACAATACCATCTCCCGTCCCCCGCCGTCGGTCTCCCGCCCTGGAACATCGGCTTCGGTCAGAAAAATGAACTTttcatcatccacctccaccacagcctcttcctccgcaGTGAAGAGAAAACGCGCCTTGACAGCTGCAGCGCCTACCCCGCAAGCGGTAAGAACAACCGGTGCCAACCGGActgggcaacaacaacgaagGATTAGTGGCACTTCGGAGTCTAGCGAGGCGAGCACGGGAACGGTGATTAAGAAGCGGCCGGCGACGGCGCCGGGGGAGAGGCCCCCGATCACGAAGGCGATGGCTGGGGGAAGTGGGCACGCAAAGAGCAAGAGTGGTGTTTctggggtgggagtggggaagaaggcggcgacTGTTGGGGCGAGCGCGGGGAAGAAGGTCGTTGCcgctgcggcggcgggagggAAGGTTGGGACGACGGGGAGTGCAGCGGGAcgggtgttgaggaagagggcgcaGGCGTAG
- the TMA22 gene encoding Translation machinery-associated protein 22 (BUSCO:EOG092652NQ; COG:J; EggNog:ENOG503P1VJ): MAETSAASRHVTYCGVCTLPPEYCEYGGTTAKCQKWLEKSHPDLYSKIWSPEALSAATASLSLEAQERAAKDAKKKAAKAEAAEQKQAERLSNSVVTIKRIERNKRKYVTSVSGLEAFGLDLKKVSKDFGKKFATGSSVTKTPSGGEEIVVQGDVSDEIEEFILEKYKDVPEDNIELVEDKKKKGAAAG; encoded by the exons ATGGCCGAGACCTCTGCTGCCAGCCGGCATGTGACCTACTGTGGTG TGTGCACACTACCACCCGAG TACTGTGAATACGGCGGAACAACCGCCAAATGTCAGAAATGGCTCGAAAAGTCCCACCCGGACCTCTACTCCAAGATCTGGTCCCCCGAAGCCCTCTCCGCAGcaaccgcctccctctcccttgaAGCCCAGGAACGCGCCGCCAAAGACGCCAAAAAGAAGGCCGCGAAAGCCGAGGCCGCCGAGCAGAAGCAGGCCGAAAGGCTCTCCAACAGCGTCGTCACCATCAAGCGGATCGAGCGCAACAAGCGCAAGTATGTCACCTCTGTCTCTGGGCTGGAGGCTTTTGGGTTGGACTTGAAAAAG gtGTCCAAGGACTTTGGTAAGAAATTCGCGACCGGCTCGTCCGtcaccaaaaccccctcgGGCGGTGAGGAAATCGTAGTCCAGGGTGATGTCAGTGATGAAATTGAGGAGTTCATCCTCGAAAAGTACAAGGATGTGCCCGAGGATAACATTGAGCTGGTAGAagataagaagaagaagggggctgctgctggttaA
- a CDS encoding hypothetical protein (COG:S; EggNog:ENOG503PBMQ), protein MAADNIAPLPLPASSSRPERNSLSVPPPPSSVLAAPVGAGGAPHHSPHPAPQYDPSLDPTIKHLLDQQAEIQAKLAVLLPQKYGPNIKVELEMLRHKHRVLRAYADENQLSNKIPLLSEIEEARTLQYNCECIEAACLEHGVDLQDPRFLDTLKYHYFRDQAPEGYAAWLDRNVARFDPVVSAMRLRDSVPLGFRTHHSYKCWDERCMHYIYGYPLHDDRDQHSREHVSLQKRDSGLSVSGTPPLVFPEKTNRNYSTDYSKQPSPLYLPRPGPNIQLAPIATNSQPPAKDHRESLRSYSFVPEHPAGPRGSVDSEVDPLLPPLKRSRVGQSRLESIGELRLLREVGPCLRCKVLKKGCDSNDPCGLCPEPTAPSDNDFWKALGCHRGPLANFTETMLPTAVSPRHTQTPMTSPLAIRRNMNEFLERSFVIAPEIARMVKDDLDFDDGFWWTEDLASLPPSNPTLASFGKEPVDRPPPVLTVLAASWNMSGTYNFWQLLKLSGVLSASRESEAVTYPVLYRAKLLLREALFYDLQLPDPAIHGEPSSSSTHVIFDDADLYGRFQLLYNCMTQFLHSLDTQMMRSNTLDPKTWLASFFSLCIFSIVRTLLVDRAAQARVNSPTEPATSAMHAVYKALVCIFAASTTMLLDGHESELNNEDRELLASVGAFLGRNSWAERGLTSTKDFLLFLGSGEIEGNVYHGFLKQRSSQRQGSFVLPPIAKPAEEPRKPLPDMRPLAHPWGPNVPGQADRDIYVFKGEPDRFPTSPQSMDMGRRHTVAESPTFPRQAGRGLTSPIAAPRLRPSYQRPPLRRVYCTKCNEYPEGFRGEHELRRHNDAKHAALVKRWVCTEPQGPPNSPQPVIPLSKCKACVTQKRYGAYYNAAAHLRRAHFNPHRGGKASGDWPPMNILKDWMREVRQSIDVQDQDDASSGEDEGHDYKNTHDFISPPRRRSPPVLEAPRLAPAPPPPPPAHLGHPHPHGLPVPSQPLLAPSFGPMAHAGPLGSLGSVGGPVGPPPMIIQSSPGAYMTPTPVLKSNDESQLTPTSASSSVRNRCPHPECGRVFKDLAAHMLTHMEERPEKCPIETCEYHTKGFARKYDKNRHALTHYKGTMICPFCPGAGTSYEKAFNRADVFKRHLTAVHNVEQTPPNSRKLILTSGSARAGAAGAKCSICQSQFATAQEFYEHLDDCVLNVIVPSTPKTTGGGGGNASERKDSVARTPTTATEKGKELEHDSHVQLDVDMDEDSRRGSEYSDRASVVQTTREERTQLYQQEPSTRVSSAQASPAPSSIQTSKTEPSGQLPNSHADHESEIASEIQVAVPPRPSKEDAMDVVEETNGVGAGQPQQQKSEPPELSLEVKPYQALRRPEVTLGSPVPPDAMDTD, encoded by the exons ATGGCCGCCGACAATATcgcgccgctgccgctgccggcaTCTTCGTCTCGGCCCGAGCGCAACTCGCTCTCcgtaccaccaccgccgtcgtCTGTCCTGGCCGCACctgttggagctggaggtgccccccatcactctcctcatccagcgCCTCAGTATGATCCGTCGTTGgatcccaccatcaagcaCCTGCTGGATCAGCAGGCCGAAATTCAGGCCAAGCTAGCTGTCCTGCTTCCTCAGAAATATGGCCCCAACATCAAGGTCGAGCTTGAAATGCTGCGGCATAAGCATCGTGTACTGCGCGCGTATGCCGACGAGAACC AATTATCCAACAAAATCCCTCTCCTGTCTGAAATAGAAGAGGCCCGAACGTTGCAGTATAACTGCGAATGCATCGAGGCAGCCTGTCTCGAACATG GCGTGGACCTTCAGGACCCTAGGTTTCTTGACACCCTCAAGTATCATTATTTTCGGGATCAAGCGCCGGAAGGGTATGCTGCATGGCTGGACAGGAACGTTGCCCGCTTCGACCCAGTTGTGTCTGCAATGAGGTTGAGGGATAGCGTACCTCTAGGTTTTCGGACTCACCACTCCTACAAGTGTTGGGACGAGAGGTGTATGCACTACATCTACGGATATCCTCTTCACGATGACCGAGATCAACACTCGAGAGAGCATGTCTCTCTCCAGAAAAGAGACTCGGGTCTCTCAGTCAGCGGCACACCACCGCTTGTCTTCCCCGAGAAGACCAACCGAAATTACAGCACCGATTACAGCAAGCAGCCATCTCCTTTGTATCTACCTCGTCCAGGCCCCAACATTCAGCTTGCGCCAATAGCAACAAACAGTCAACCTCCGGCAAAAGACCACCGCGAATCGCTAAGGAGCTATTCGTTTGTACCCGAACATCCGGCAGGCCCTCGTGGGTCAGTCGATTCCGAGGTCGATCCCTTGCTGCCACCGTTGAAGCGCAGTCGTGTGGGGCAATCGCGGTTGGAATCAATTGGTGAGCTGCGGCTGCTCCGGGAGGTCGGGCCATGTCTTCGATGTAAAGTCttgaaaaagggg TGTGACTCCAATGATCCATGCGGACTTTGTCCTGAACCAACAGCCCCGTCAGACAATGATTTTTGGAAAGCTCTGGGCTGTCATCGAGGACCGCTCGCCAACTTTACGGAGACTATGCTTCCCA CCGCCGTTTCCCCTCGACACACGCAGACTCCCATGACCTCCCCACTTGCAATTCGCCGAAACATGAACGAATTTCTCGAACGATCATTCGTCATTGCACCGGAAATCGCGAGGATGGTCAAGGATGATCTGGactttgatgatggttttTGGTGGACAGAAGATCTAGCCAGCTTACCTCCATCCAACCCAACGCTGGCATCATTCGGCAAAGAGCCCGTGGACCGCCCTCCACCGGTCCTGACCGTATTGGCAGCAAGCTGGAATATGAGTGGCACCTACAACTTTTGGCAACTTCTCAAACTGAGCGGCGTTCTCTCGGCAAGCAGGGAGTCAGAGGCGGTGACATATCCAGTCTTGTATCGGGCCAAACTACTGCTTCGAGAAGCGCTATTTTATGACCTTCAGCTGCCCGACCCAGCTATCCACGGCGAGCCAAGCAGCTCGAGCACCCACGTCATATTCGACGATGCCGATCTCTACGGACGTTTCCAGTTGCTTTACAATTGCATGACGCAGTTCCTGCACTCTCTCGATACTCAGATGATGAGATCCAACACGCTGGACCCAAAGACTTGGCTCGCAAGCTTCTTTTCACTCTGCATCTTTAGCATCGTCAGAACGTTGCTTGTGGACAGGGCTGCACAAGCACGCGTTAACTCGCCCACAGAGCCTGCCACATCGGCCATGCACGCAGTTTACAAAGCTCTGGTTTGCATCTTCGCAGCCTCTACCACCATGTTACTAGATGGCCACGAATCAGAGCTGAACAACGAAGACCGCGAGCTACTCGCTTCAGTTGGGGCGTTCCTAGGAAGGAACTCTTGGGCGGAGCGTGGTTTGACAAGTACGAAAGACTTCTTGCTGTTTCTCGGGAGCGGAGAGATTGAGGGCAATGTTTACCATGGGTTTTTGAAGCAGCGGTCATCACAAAGGCAAGGATCCTTCGTCCTACCCCCAATCGCCAAGCCTGCGGAAGAGCCGCGGAAGCCGCTGCCAGATATGAGACCTCTTGCCCACCCGTGGGGCCCCAACGTCCCCGGACAAGCCGACAGGGATATTTATGTTTTCAAAGGAGAGCCGGACCGATTTCCCACATCACCACAGTCTATGGATATGGGTAGGCGCCACACCGTTGCCGAAAGCCCAACGTTCCCCAGACAGGCTGGTCGTGGGCTGACCTCGCCCATCGCGGCACCGAGGCTTCGACCATCATACCAAAGGCCGCCTTTGCGGAGAGTATACTGCACGAAATGTAACGAGTACCCTGAGGGTTTCCGTGGCGAACACGAACTGAGAAGACACAACGATGCCAAGCATGCTGCTCTGGTCAAGAGATGGGTTTGCACAGAGCCTCAGGGCCCACCTAATTCACCCCAGCCCGTGATACCTCTCTCGAAATGCAAGGCCTGCGTGACCCAAAAACGCTACGGCGCCTACTACAACGCAGCAGCGCATCTGAGACGAGCTCACTTCAATCCTCATCGTGGCGGTAAAGCGAGCGGGGATTGGCCGCCGATGAATATCTTGAAAGACTGGATGCGGGAAGTACGGCAGTCGATTGACGTACAGGATCAGGACGACGCGTCCAGTGGAGAAGACGAGGGGCATGATTACAAGAACACCCATGACTTTATCTCCCCACCTCGGCGCCGCTCACCACCGGTTCTAGAAGCACCACGCCTAGCCCctgcgcctcctccaccaccgccggcacaCTTGGgacatccacatccacacGGTCTCCCGGTACCCTCTCAGCCGCTGCTGGCCCCTTCGTTCGGCCCGATGGCTCATGCTGGGCCCCTCGGCTCTCTCGGCTCAGTAGGGGGTCCAGTTGGCCCACCACCTATGATCATACAAAGCTCACCGGGTGCCTACATGACACCGACCCCGGTCCTCAAGAGCAACGACGAGTCACAGCTCACACCTActtcggcatcctcctccgtccgCAACCGCTGCCCCCATCCAGAATGCGGTCGTGTTTTCAAGGACTTGGCAGCTCACATGCTGACCCACATGGAGGAACGTCCTGAAAAGTGCCCAATCGAGACCTGCGAGTATCATACCAAGGGGTTCGCGCGAAAATACGACAAGAATAGACATGCCCTCACACACTACAAAGGCACCATGATCTGCCCATTTTGTCCTGGTGCCGGGACATCCTACGAGAAGGCCTTCAACCGGGCGGATGTCTTCAAGCGTCACTTGACAGCCGTGCACAACGTCGAGCAGACACCACCGAACAGCAGGAAGCTCATTTTGACATCTGGGTCCGCGCGAGCCGGCGCTGCCGGGGCAAAGTGCAGCATTTGCCAGAGCCAGTTCGCTACAGCCCAGGAGTTTTATGAGCATTTGGATGACTGTGTGTTGAACGTCATCGTTCCTTCTACGCCAAAGACGAcgggcggcgggggtgggaaCGCCAGTGAGAGAAAAGATTCTGTTGCCCggacgccgacgacggcaACGGAGAAGGGCAAAGAGCTTGAGCACGATTCACATGTTCAACTGGATGTCGACATGGATGAAGACTCCCGAAGAGGCTCCGAATACAGCGACAGGGCATCTGTTGTTCAGACCACCCGCGAAGAACGCACCCAACTGTACCAGCAGGAGCCCAGCACTCGGGTTTCATCGGCACAggcttctccagctccttcgtCGATCCAGACCTCCAAAACCGAGCCATCTGGGCAACTGCCCAACTCACACGCCGATCACGAATCAGAGATTGCTTCCGAGATCCAAGTCGCCGTGCCGCCCCGGCCATCGAAGGAGGACGCGATGGACGTAGTGGAAGAAACGAACGGCGTTGGGGCTGGCCAGCCACAACAGCAGAAGTCAGAGCCCCCCGAGTTGTCACTAGAAGTTAAACCATACCAAGCCTTGCGTCGGCCGGAGGTGACGCTTGGATCGCCGGTCCCGCCGGATGCGATGGATACGGACTAA
- the RPN10 gene encoding proteasome regulatory particle base subunit rpn10 (BUSCO:EOG09264XF3; COG:O; EggNog:ENOG503NUWE) — MVLEAVMIVVDNSESSRNGDYTPTRFEAQCDAINILFQNVIQGNPESSVGLMSMGGKGPEVLATLTVDQGKILEGLHRTKKNIRGSAHLATGIQVAHLALKHRQNKSQRARIVVFVCSPIEDIESDLVKLAKKMKKANTSVDFVLFGDIDEENHKKLTAFNEIVKGSGQGSHLEVIPPSSKLLSDQLLATPILLGENASQGGAGGGGSAAEEFEFGVDPSADPELALALRMSMEEEKARQERAARAEAEAAGQNTLETVKEENESTPLLGKDGEPSGNKKDDDKMDTS; from the exons ATGGTGCTCGAGGCGGTCATGATCGTGGTGGACAACAGCGAGAGCAGCAGGAACGGCGACTACACACCAACCCGGTTCGAGGCGCAATGCGATGCCATTAACATCCTCTTCCAGAACGTCATCCAGGGCAACCCCGAGTCGTCGGTCGGTCTTATGAGCATGGGCGGCAAGGGCCCTGAGGTTCTGGCGACTCTTACGGTAGATCAAGGCAAGATCCTCGAAGGCTTGCATCGGACGAAAAAGAACATCCGTGGATCCGCTCATCTTGCGACTGGTATTCAAGTAGCACAT CTCGCCCTCAAGCACCGACAAAACAAATCCCAGCGGGCGCGCATCGTCGTGTTTGTCTGCTCCCCCATCGAAGACATCGAGAGCGACCTGGTCAAGCtcgccaagaagatgaagaaggccaaCACGAGTGTCGACTTTGTGCTGTTTGGCGATATAGATGAGGAGAATCACAAGAAGCTCACGGCGTTCAACGAAATAGTCAAGGGCAGTGGCCAGGGCTCGCATCTGGAGGTTATTCCCCCCAGTTCCAAGCTGCTCAGCGATCAGCTTCTCGCTACACCCATTTTGCTTGGAGAGAATGCCAGTCAaggcggtgccggcggtggtggcagtgcTGCCGAGGAATTCGAGTTCGGCGTCGACCCGTCCGCTGACCCAGAGTTGGCGCTGGCTCTGCGTATGAGTatggaagaggaaaaggccCGGCAGGAGAGGGCAGCTCGTGCCGAGGCGGAGGCTGCTGGTCAGAACACGTTGGAGACTGTCAAGGAAGAGAACGAGTCAACACCTCTGCTGGGCAAAGACGGAGAGCCTAGTGGCAacaagaaggatgatgataagATGGACACCTCTTAG
- a CDS encoding hypothetical protein (COG:U; BUSCO:EOG09265822; EggNog:ENOG503P3VM) — protein sequence MTVFALIIINKAGGLIYNRTFHEGGLNKISTNDYLVLAGTFHGVHAITARLSPIPTPGANRNSASSAGTMTRPEPPSGLEVLESENFRLQCFTTLTGIKFLLFTDTTQTNVDLTMRRVYEMYTDYVMKNPFYQLEMPVRCDMFDRKLLSYIREINNR from the exons AT GACCGTCTTCgcactcatcatcatcaacaaggccGGCGGTCTCATTTACAACCGAACCTTCCACGAAGGGGGCCTAAACAAAATCAGCACCAACGACTATCTCGTCCTCGCTGGTACTTTCCATGG CGTTCACGCCATTACAGCCCGCCTCagccccatccccaccccagGAGCAAACCGCAACTCGGCCTCATCAGCTGGCACCATGACCCGGCCGGAACCACCATCCGGATTGGAAGTCCTAGAGTCAGAAAACTTTCGGCTGCAATGCTTCACTACTCTGACAGGCATCaagttcctcctcttcaccgacacaacacaaacaaacGTCGACTTGACCATGCGGCGGGTCTACGAGATGTACACAGACTATGTCATGAAGAACCCATTCTACCAGTTGGAAATGCCGGTGCGCTGCGACATGTTTGACAGGAAGTTGTTGTCGTATATTAGGGAGATCAACAACAGGTAG